The Pedosphaera parvula Ellin514 region AGATTGTTTTTCAACAGCCCGCCAATGATGGTGGTTCGCTGTTCTTTGATGACCTGATCCTGGATCAAACCGGTGGTGCTTTACCTCCAACCGTCAATAACATTTCCCCAGACGGAAGCGCCACTGTCCTGAGTGGAGCTACAACTTTCAGTTTCAGTGCAAATTCACCGAGCACCACCATTCCGACGAGTGGCATTCAGGTGGTGTTGAATGGTGTGGACGTTTCCTCGCAATTGGTTTTTGGCGGCAACGCTTCCAGCAGGAACGTGAGCTATGCGAACCTGACCCTGAACCAAAACTATACCGGCACGATTAAAGTTACGGATGCAAACGGTTTTACCCTTACCACAGCGGTGCGTTTCGATACCTTTGCGCCAACCAATTTTGTTTGGGAAGCAGAAGACTTCGACTACGGTGGCGGACTATATATTGATAATTCAACGCCTTCGGCCACCAACAGCGCAACCAGTTACTTTGGGCGTATTGGCATGCAAGGGATTGATGAAAATGAAACTGGTAACGGTGGAACGGGGGATGGTCCGGAAGTCTACCGCGTGGGAGATATCATGTCCACCGACCTGGCCAGCGAAACCGCGAGGTCCAAATTTGCTGCCGCCGGTGCGCAGGATTATGCCGTAGGCTGGTTCAATACTGGTGAATGGGTGAATTACACCAGGACCTATCCCGCTGGCGATTACACCATCTATGCCCGGCTAGCTAATGGAAATGGTGGGGCGGCCAATGGTTTTCTTTCCAAGGTGACAGCGGGGCAGGGGACGACCACTCAAACGGTCGTGCAACTAGGTACGTTTTCTTTTACCGCGCGAGGCTGGAATGCTTATGATCTGATACCTTTGACCGATTCTTATGGCAACGTTCAGACCATACACCTCAGCGGGGTAACCACATTGCGAATGACCTCCGGCCCGCTCGGTGGCGGTTTGAACATGAACTTTTTCATGCTGGCTCCTGCAAGGACGGATCTGCCTCCGGCCATTGTTAATGTCTTCCCGGATGGCGCACAGCCGTATCAGAATACAAACAAGCTGGCATTTACTGTCACCTCGGCCAACAGCACCGTCAGTTCCAACAATGTCCATGTGACATTGAACGGAGCCGATGTCTCCTCTCAACTGGTCTTCAGTGGCAATTCCAGCAGTTGGAATGTGACTCTGCCTCTAGCCCAGGGAGTTTACAATGCGGTTATCACGGCAACTGATGCGAACAGCCGGGTGCAGAATTTGACGACAACATTCGACACTTTCAGCCAGTCCAATCTGATGATTGAAGCGGAAGATTTTGACTTCAACGGCGGTCAGTTTGTGGACAATTCGGTGCCACGGTCTTCTCCAGCGGCGGACAGTTATTTCGTTTATCCCGGTGGAGATCCTGCGAATGCAGCCATTATTGGAATTGACCTGACCACTCCCGCTAACGATAGCGGCGAGCAATTCCTGTATCGACCATTTGAATCGTGTGGAAGCGAAACCAATCAGGATTTCGTGCGTCAGAAATTTCTCACGGCGCAACAGACCGATCCTGGTGCTGTGGATTACGATGTCGGTTGGTGGAATGGCGGAACCTGGTTGAACTACACACGCACGTTCCCCGCCACTAATTATATTGTCTATGGCCGGCTCGCAGGCGGCTCCGGGGCTTACAGTCTTACGCTTGGCCAGGTCACCAGCGGAGCAGGCACTTCAAACCAGGTCACGCAGCCGTTGGGATCTTTCAGTGCCACCGGAACCGGTTGGCAAAGTTGGCAGTGGGTACCGTTGATGAACACGAACGGAACTCCTGCCGTGGTGGCGCTTGGTGGCACCAACACGCTCAAAGTAACCAGTGGTGGCGGCTTCAACGCGAACTTTTTCATGTTCGTGCCAGCGGCAGCCCCGTCAGCGTTGCCAGTCTCCGTTTCAATCTCCCACAGCGGGTCGAACCTGGTGCTCTCGTTCCCGACGCAGGCGGGACACAACTATACGGTCCAGTTTAAAAATAACCTGAATGCTGGCACCTGGGGCACCTTGAATACTGTTGCAGGCGATGGCTCGGTGAAAAACGTGAGTGATCCGCTGGGGACCAACCGGTTCTACCGGGTGTCCGCCCAATAAATGGTCTGAATCCCGAAGCCCGCCCGGCCTGCCGGGCGGGCTTTTAACGATGCGAAAAATGAAAACAAAAGTCATAACCGATCAGTTTTCCCGCGGAGATGATTTGCGGGACGACCGGTCTCCTGCGGAGCGGAGGGAAAAGAAGCAACAGGGTTTTACCTTGATAGAATTATTGGTGGTGATTGCCATCATCGCCATTTTGGCAGGCTTGTTGTTACCCGCCCTGGCCAAGGCCAAGATCAAGGCCCAAGCCATTCAGTGTGTCAACAACGAGAAGCAGTTGACGCTCGGCTGGATCATGTATGCCGGTGACAATAGTGATAAGCTCGTTCCCAACGGGGAACTCAGCAACCAGCCAGGCGCCTATACCGATAACAGCCTGCAGCCGGGGGGCGCCAATTCCCAATGGTGCCCGGGGAATATGACGGGGCCAAGTGCGGTGGATACGAATTGGATACAGGTGGGGCTGCTATTCCCTTATGTGAATAATTTTACTCTCTACAAATGTCCAGCAGATCGCAGTGTTTTTCCTTATAACACCAGCTATGGAAAGCCAAGGGTTCGCAGCATGTCGATGAATTGTTGGATGAACCCGATCAGGAGTTGGAATTCAATCAAGGGTTACAGCGGCGCCAATGCGCTCAACGTTTTTACGAAGCAGGCGATGATTAATTCGCCCAGCACCTCGCAAGCTTTTGTCTTCATCGATGAAAATCCGAGCACGGTGGACGACAGTTTTTTTGTCAGTGATCCGAACCAGGTCAACCATTGGGTCAATGCGCCGGCCACCTACCACAATAATGCCGGGGGCATTTCGTTTGCTGACGGGCATGCTGAGATCAAGCGCTGGCGTGATGCGAACCTGTTAACCAAGCCGGGAAATGATATCGCGGCTGACGCGCCAACTGGTGATTGCAAATGGCTGCAGGACCGGGCGAGCAGTGTTCAATAAAAGCGTCGTGTGCCTCCGAGTTCAAGGCAACGGACGGTGACACCCAAACATTCCGCCGCCTGTTCTTTGGTCAGCAGGTTCTCGCCCTGTCCGGGCTTTTTTTTCAACATTTTTACA contains the following coding sequences:
- a CDS encoding type II secretion system protein, which gives rise to MKTKVITDQFSRGDDLRDDRSPAERREKKQQGFTLIELLVVIAIIAILAGLLLPALAKAKIKAQAIQCVNNEKQLTLGWIMYAGDNSDKLVPNGELSNQPGAYTDNSLQPGGANSQWCPGNMTGPSAVDTNWIQVGLLFPYVNNFTLYKCPADRSVFPYNTSYGKPRVRSMSMNCWMNPIRSWNSIKGYSGANALNVFTKQAMINSPSTSQAFVFIDENPSTVDDSFFVSDPNQVNHWVNAPATYHNNAGGISFADGHAEIKRWRDANLLTKPGNDIAADAPTGDCKWLQDRASSVQ